One genomic segment of Besnoitia besnoiti strain Bb-Ger1 chromosome VII, whole genome shotgun sequence includes these proteins:
- a CDS encoding SAG-related sequence (encoded by transcript BESB_079260) — MPFFQQEDNGYPCLARELAGGCRSSSCHRRVHVTDSSRGDLEEESTSKSTCNEANTAVAVRVDPETKQARFVCAPPTLHLWPPVDSDGAGSTYFKDDNLNERGDLAASFGEGSRLLKHSTRNGSPSEPTVPITATLTIGTLPETLQVIYFACGADAGSLGESSEEGLSSGSPSGSGGSAGGPGSAGAALAGGGQGSSHSGGDGHPGGNNADEGGKDSLEKNTKKDGGSSLNVSDPEKSACTTEKRTMELDVNDQTKSVDFKCDTNISSLSPPNSATTVYDGSCEKELSLEKVLPTAKVESTDSGYTFRVDQLPPTSTTVCYKCSASAAQTEKASGCAVHIKVAGAASSSAVASSSVLYPVLVSCFCLFGLAFL, encoded by the exons ATGCCCTTCTTCCAGCAAGAAGACAATGGCTACCCGTGTCTTGCTCGCGAGCTggcgggcggctgccgctctAGCAGTTGCCATCGCCGTGTTCACGTCACGGACAGTTCGAGGGGGGACCTCGAGGAAGAATCAACCTCGAAAAGCACCTGCAACGAAGCAAACACTGCTGTAGCTGTTCGAGTCGACCCGGAAACGAAACAGGCTCGGTTCGTCTGCGCTCCCCCGACGCTTCACCTATGGCCGCCAGTggacagcgacggcgcgggtTCCACATACTTCAAAGATGACAACCTGAACGAGAGAGGGGACTTGGCAGCATCGTTCGGTGAGGGCTCCAGGCTCCTCAAGCACAGTACCAGAAACGGAAGTCCCTCCGAGCCAACCGTCCCGATAACTGCCACACTGACGATTGGAACACTTCCAGAGACTCTGCAGGTCATCTACTTCGCTTGTGGCGCAGATGCAGGTAGCCTAGGGGAGTCATCCGAAGAAGGTTTGAGTTCAGGAAGCCCCAGCGGTAGTGGGGGGAGTGCTGGAGGACCAGGAAGCGCAGGAGCAGCtctggcgggcggcggacaGGGATCGAGCCACTCAGGTGGTGACGGACACCCTGGGGGGAATAACGCCGACGAAGGAGGTAAAGACAGTCTCgaaaaaaacacgaaaaaGGATGGCGGAAGCAGTTTGAATGTGTCTGATCCAGAGAAGTCAG CTTGCACTACGGAGAAGAGGACAATGGAGCTCGATGTCAACGACCAAACTAAGAGCGTCGACTTCAAGTGCGACACAAAtatctcttcgctctctcctccaAACAGCGCGACGACTGTGTACGATGGATCATGCGAGAAGGAGCTGTCACTAGAAAAAGTGCTTCCGACTGCCAAGGTGGAATCCACGGATTCCGGCTACACATTCAGGGTGGACCAGCTGCCACCGACCTCGACCACAGTCTGCTACAAGTGCTCTGCGAGTGCAGcacagacagagaaggccTCAGGCTGTGCTGTGCATATCAAAGTGGCAGGagctgcttcctcgtcggcggTGGCCAGTAGCTCCGTCTTGTATCCCGTGCTTGTGTCGTGCTTTTGTTTATTCGGTCTCGCTTTCTTGTAG
- a CDS encoding hypothetical protein (encoded by transcript BESB_079270), protein MATPDVTTAYCRRMAVLVFAIALLICPTVHEAAKDPAGAATNVCSSADSSISIQVDPKTKQAEFVCEKPTTYVWPQERDGVVGEYFMDQAVSAPTGLVGDFGEGSQLEVQKKGEESVPPTPVTARLTVAMLPDLQRTIYFACSTKAYQAGQSEGLPPNTDDLHSEQENSNSEGSHKPGGVVGLGGEGQGPDHIPDHETEETGDRGETEEALKPVTPSSPSNGGVGAADAPRHSENDAGGLEEVVKKNTVVTGVSPQSPGASEAPSLGSGTPPSAPEAHSAGGVGLEITRPDQADQNAVVQKDQGEDTPKEAREGSRLRRLAGRSDNTKCIVAVTVPADPSALTCTTEKRTMELDVNDQTKSVDFKCDTNISSLSPPNSATTVYDGSCEKELSLEKVLPTAKVESTDSGYTFRVDQLPPTSTTVCYKCSAPSEHAERTEGAAACTIKIRIANAFSSGAATKESWPALALGATLIGFGVYTVA, encoded by the exons ATGGCGACACCGGATGTCACAACCGCGTACTGTAGGAGGATGGCAGTTCTCGTTTTTGCCATCGCCCTACTAATATGCCCCACGGTCCAtgaggccgcgaaggacCCAGCAGGAGCAGCCACAAACGTTTGCAGTTCGGCAGATTCTTCAATATCTATCCAGGTCGACCCCAAAACGAAACAAGCGGAGTTTGTCTGTGAGAAACCGACAACATATGTGTGGCCGCAAGAGCGTGACGGTGTTGTAGGCGAGTACTTTATGGATCAGGCTGTCAGCGCTCCAACCGGACTGGTTGGAGATTTTGGTGAGGGTTCACAGCTTGAGGTGCAAAAGAAAGGTGAAGAATCCGTGCCACCGACACCCGTAACCGCGCGCCTAACAGTCGCAATGCTTCCTGACTTGCAGCGGACTATCTACTTCGCTTGCAGCACCAAAGCATATCAGGCAGGGCAGTCAGAAGGCCTGCCACCGAATACTGATGACTTGCATAGTGAGCAGGAGAACTCGAACAGTGAAGGCTCCCACAAGCCAGGCGGTGTTGTAGGACTCGGCGGAGAGGGACAGGGCCCTGACCACATTCCCGATCACGAAACAGAGGAGACCGGAGATCGAGGAGAGActgaggaggcgctgaagcCAGTaacgccttcttctcccagCAATGGAGGAGTTGGTGCAGCAGACGCCCCTAGGCATTCAGAAAACGACGCAGGTGGACTGGAAGAAGTGGTGAAAAAAAATACAGTGGTTACCGGCGTGTCTCCGCAGAGCCCTGGTGCAAGcgaggcgccgtcgctcggctCAGGCACCCCACCCTCGGCCCCGGAGGCTCACAGTGCAGGCGGAGTGGGTCTAGAAATCACACGGCCGGACCAAGCAGATCAAAACGCAGTGGTCCAAAAAGACCAAGGCGAGGACACGCCGAAGGAGGCACGGGAAGGCTCAAGActtcggcgcctggcgggaCGATCAGACAACACGAAATGCATTGTCGCAGTGACAGTCCCCGCGGACCCAAGTGCACTCA CTTGCACTACAGAGAAGAGGACAATGGAGCTCGATGTCAACGACCAAACTAAGAGCGTCGACTTCAAGTGCGACACAAAtatctcttcgctctctcctccaAACAGCGCGACGACTGTGTACGATGGATCATGCGAGAAGGAGCTGTCACTAGAAAAAGTGCTTCCGACTGCCAAGGTGGAATCCACGGATTCCGGCTACACATTCAGGGTGGACCAGCTGCCACCGACCTCGACCACAGTCTGCTACAAGTGTTCGGCCCCTTCGGAGCATGCAGAAAGGACAGAgggtgcggcggcgtgcaCCATCAAGATAAGGATTGCCAACGCCTTCTCCAGTGGTGCTGCCACAAAGGAGTCATGGCCAGCCCTTGCGTTGGGTGCCACGCTCATTGGCTTCGGCGTATACACCGTCGCGTAG